A single window of Gemmatimonadota bacterium DNA harbors:
- a CDS encoding dipeptide epimerase codes for MNLEFELIELRTRHAFHIARAAAPEVRRSVWVRLRDRDGLEGWGEAAPSAYYGETAETVVAVLPRLAAVLEPVWGDDAFALERLEQELERAVPRNAAARAAVSAALHDLAGKRLGVPVWRLWGLDPAAAPKSSFTIGLDEPERMRLKLREAAGYPILKVKLGTDRDEEVLRLLREEAPAATPRVDANTGWDVNRALAMLPLLEEQGIELIEQPLPPADLEGLRRVSERARIPIIADESCLIAADIPRLAGCVDGINIKLAKCGSLREALRMVHVARAHGLRVMLGCMVESTLGIAAAVQLAPLADYVDLDGAALLAHDPFRGPGLEPDGRLRFNTEPGLGVVSSPRASRSG; via the coding sequence GGTGCGGCGCTCGGTGTGGGTGCGGCTCCGGGACCGGGACGGGCTGGAGGGGTGGGGCGAAGCCGCGCCCAGCGCCTACTACGGCGAGACGGCGGAGACCGTGGTCGCCGTGCTGCCGCGGCTGGCCGCGGTACTCGAGCCTGTTTGGGGGGACGACGCCTTCGCGCTCGAGCGCCTCGAGCAGGAGCTCGAGCGGGCCGTGCCGCGCAATGCCGCCGCCCGGGCCGCGGTCTCCGCGGCGCTGCATGACCTGGCCGGCAAGCGCCTGGGCGTGCCGGTGTGGAGGCTGTGGGGGCTCGATCCGGCGGCGGCGCCGAAGTCGTCGTTCACCATCGGGCTGGACGAGCCGGAGCGCATGCGCCTCAAGCTGCGCGAGGCTGCGGGGTATCCGATCCTGAAGGTCAAGCTGGGCACGGACCGGGACGAGGAGGTGCTGCGGCTGCTGCGCGAGGAGGCGCCAGCCGCCACGCCGCGCGTGGACGCGAACACCGGCTGGGACGTGAACCGGGCGCTCGCCATGCTGCCCTTGCTCGAGGAGCAGGGTATCGAGCTGATCGAGCAGCCCCTGCCTCCGGCCGACCTCGAAGGGCTGCGGCGGGTGAGCGAGCGCGCCCGGATCCCGATCATTGCCGATGAGTCCTGCCTTATCGCCGCCGACATCCCCCGCCTGGCCGGCTGCGTGGACGGGATCAATATCAAGCTGGCCAAATGCGGCTCGCTGCGCGAGGCGCTGCGCATGGTACACGTGGCGCGCGCGCACGGGCTGCGCGTCATGCTGGGCTGCATGGTCGAGAGCACGCTGGGCATCGCCGCGGCCGTCCAGCTCGCGCCGCTCGCCGACTACGTCGACCTGGACGGCGCCGCGCTGCTGGCCCACGACCCGTTCCGCGGGCCCGGGCTCGAGCCCGACGGGCGGCTGCGCTTCAACACCGAGCCGGGATTGGGGGTGGTTTCCTCACCCCGAGCGAGCCGTTCGGGGTAG